From a region of the Panicum virgatum strain AP13 chromosome 2K, P.virgatum_v5, whole genome shotgun sequence genome:
- the LOC120695468 gene encoding probable glycosyltransferase 6, whose amino-acid sequence MVAAVRAVRAAMLAYPEAEWVCWVDADAAFADMDAGVFLIRNYQWAPDLMDAWARMGPAYPEHAAWGKAMREELAGKPDAEADDQSALMYLLARDPGGARRWPNRTRLETGYYFQGYWAEIVGRLDGVAARYAAAEREWAAGERDREWARMGDRYL is encoded by the coding sequence ATGGTGGCGGCAGTGCGCGCCGTGCGCGCCGCCATGCTGGCGTACCCGGAGGCCGAGTGGGTCTGTTGggtcgacgccgacgccgccttcGCCGACATGGACGCGGGCGTGTTCCTCATCCGGAACTACCAGTGGGCGCCGGACCTCATGGACGCGTGGGCAAGGATGGGGCCGGCGTACCCGGAGCACGCCGCATGGGGGAAGGCGATGAGGGAGGAGCTGGCCGGGAAGCCCGACGCCGAGGCTGACGACCAGTCGGCGCTCATGTACCTACTGGCGAGGgaccccggcggcgcgcggcggtggcccaACCGGACGCGGCTCGAGacggggtactacttccagggGTACTGGGCGGAGATTGTGGGGCGGCtcgacggcgtcgcggcgcggTATGCGGCTGCCGAGCGCGAGTGGGCGGCGGGCGAGCGTGACCGGGAGTGGGCGAGG
- the LOC120685909 gene encoding auxin-responsive protein SAUR36-like: protein MVSAKRLVQMAKKWQRMAAIARKRIMPPAKGTEGSSCSTSSVASKGHCVVYSADGRRFEVPLAYLGTAIFGELLSLSQEEFGFAGDDGRIMLPCDAAVMEYVMCLLGRDASEEVPRAFLSSMARPRHCGNGLVQSMGVSQQVAVSTF, encoded by the coding sequence ATGGTCAGTGCCAAGAGACTTGTTCAAATGGCGAAGAAGTGGCAGAGAATGGCGGCCATCGCGAGGAAAAGGATCATGCCGCCGGCGAAAGGAACCGAAGGGTCTTCGTGCAGCACGTCGTCGGTGGCTAGCAAGGGCCACTGCGTGGTGTACTCGGCTGATGGCCGGCGGTTCGAGGTCCCGCTGGCGTACCTCGGCACAGCGATCTTCGGCGAGCTCCTGAGCCTTTCGCAGGAGGAGTTCGGGTTCGCCGGCGATGACGGCAGGATCATGCTTCCCTGCGACGCTGCCGTGATGGAGTACGTGATGTGTTTGCTCGGAAGAGACGCATCAGAAGAGGTCCCGAGGGCGTTCCTGAGCTCTATGGCGAGGCCTCGCCATTGTGGAAATGGCTTGGTGCAATCCATGGGTGTTAGCCAGCAAGTTGCTGTCTCTACCTTCTGA